In the genome of Streptosporangiales bacterium, the window ACACCGCGACGCGGGCGCCGTGCTCGGGGAAGTACCTGTCGTAGAAGGGGCGTGCCCGGTGGAACGACTCGTCGCACGCCTGCGGGGTCATCGGCCCCCCGAACTCGGGGATGTGCGTGTTGAGGATCGGCTGCCCGGCGCGCAGGCCGTCCGCGTCCTCGCGCTGGTGCTCCAGGTTGAACTGGAGCCGACCGAGCCGGTAGATGACCCCACGCAGGTGCAGGGTGAGCCATACCTGGGTGTTCATGCCGCCACCGCCGAACTTGCGCCGGTGGATCGCAACCATCTCGCCGAGCTGGTCGAGGGTGCCCCAGGCGACGTCGTCGGCGATGCCGCGGGCGACCTGGAACCGCCGGACGGCCGGCAAGGCGGCCAGGAAGACGTAGACGTAGAAGTAGCGGTCCGGGTCACCACGTTCGTACGGGAGCGTCGGTCCGCCGGACAGGTCACCGAAGCCGCCCACGTCGCGGGTGAGCGAGTGCTGCGTCCGCTCGAGGAGCCACCACAGGGCGGGGTCGGCCTCGACGGCGGGGACGGCGGCGACGATCTCGTCGGCGTCGCGGTCGGGCACATCGAGCCGGCGCAGCAGCTCGCGGGCCTCGTCGCCGTGCGGGAGCACGGCGGGCTCCGGCGGCGGGCCGAGCGCGGCGAGCTCGGTCAGCCACGGCTCAGCGTCCTCGCCGAGCCCGAGCGCCTCGCGTACGGCGCCGGGTTCCATGGCCTCGGTCATCGGTCCTCATCGGGTGGCTCGAAGCTACGCAGCATCAGGCTGTCGGCGACGTCGAAGCCCGCCCGTCGGTAGAAGGGCACCGACCTGGTGCTCGGATGGAGTACCACCCGGTCGAGGCCGCGTTCCTGCGCGTACGACACCGCCGCGTCGAGCAGCAGCCGGCCGATGCCGACGTCGCGGTGCGAGGCGAGCACGAACACGTTGGAGACGTACGCCCAGCCGGTGGCCCGCTGCCCGGGTCGCGGCATGCGGTCGAACAGGACGAGGTTGAGCATGCCGACGGGCACGTCGTCGCGCTCGGCGAGCCAGGTGCGCCTGCGTTGCTGCTCCGTGGCGAACCAGGCCGAGAAGCGTTCCTCGAAGTCGGGGTCGCCGCCACCGCGCCCGTCCTCCTCGGTCCAGGCCCGGCGCAGGGCGGCCAGCGTGGCTACGTCGGCTCCGGTGGCGAGGCGTATGCGTGGTGCGCCGGCGCCGCCACCGTCGTTCAAGGCTGGAATCCTCCTCGGCGCAGTGCCTCGAGCAGACCCGTGGCGACCGCCGCGGTGCGCGTGTCGTCGCGGGTGTCCGGCTCCAGGGTGAAGGTGAAGCTGACGGCGACGACCCGGGTGCTGCCGGTCACCGCCTCGATGGCCGCGGCGAGCTGGGCGAGTGAGGCGCCGTCCGGGGTGGCGAACCGCATGCCGGGCAGCTCACCGGGATCGAGGATGTCGAGGTCGACGTGCAGGTAGACCGAGCCGGACGGGAGCAGGTCGGCCGAGAGCGCGCCGAGCTCCACCAGGCTGACCCGGGACTCGTCGAGAAGCTCCTGCTCGGCCGGGTCGACGGAGCGGGTGCCGGCGAGGATCACCCGGTCGTCGGGGATCGCACGCATCCCGATGTGCATCGCCAGGTCGACCTCGCCGCGCTGGGTGAGCATCGCGAGCGGCATGCCGCCGAGGTAGCCGCTGACCGTGGTCGTCGGCGTATTGAAGTCGCCGTGCGCGTCGATCCAGACCACGGCCGGGTCGATGCCGCGGCGCTGCAGGCCGGCGACCACGGCGAGCGGGACGGCGCAGTCGCTCGTCCAGACCACCGGGTTCTCCGTGCCGAAGACCATCTGCGCGACGCTCGTGTACAGCGGCGTGAAGGCGTCCCAGCCGGATCCCTGCGGGCGCGGACCCTTGACCACCAGCCCGTCGGGGACCGGCACCGGATACGGGTCGACCAGTTCGTCCAGGTGGTACGGCACAGTGATATGTCCCACCCGAGCACCGTACCCGCGGTGGGGCACCGGTGAAACCTCATGACGCGTGCTGCGGCCCGGAAACGTGGACGTCCAGCTTGGTCGACCCAGCGTGGCGGTCGGGTCGGCCCGCCTGCGGCGCAGGTCGAAGGACGTCCACGTTGGTCGACCGATCGTGTGACCGTCCGGTCGCGGATGCGGGGGTGACCGGCGGAAACAGCCATACTCGACGCGAGAGGCTGGACGCAGCCACCCGGGAACCGCGTACGATCTCCTCACCACGCCGGGCGCACCATCGTGCGGCGTGCCCACGGCAGGACCGCAGTACTGTGCCGATTTGGTGCATTGGGCCCGGTGTCGACCACATCGCGTCCGAGTACTGTTCCCCCGCTGGCGGTGATCCTGCCAGTTGGCTGAACTGACGAGGAGACTCGATTGACCGTGGAGAGCTCGATGAGATCGTCGGCTGCCGGGACGGACTGCGTCCAGCTCCTCACCCCTGAGGGGGAACGGCTTCGGCCGGCCGGGTACGAGGACATCGACTTCACTGCCGACGAGGTACGCGACTTCTACCGCGACTTCGTGCTCGTCCGCCGGATCGACACCGAGGCCACCGCCCTGCAGCGGCAGGGTGAGCTGGGCATCTGGGCGTCGCTGCTCGGCCAGGAGGCCGCGCAGGTCGGCTCCGCCCGCGCGCTGCGGCCGAACGACTTCGTCTTCCCGACCTACCGGGAGCACGGCGTCGCGTGGTGCCGTGGCATCGACCCGATCCACCTGCTCGGGCTGTTCCGCGGCGTCGACCACGGCAACTGGGATCCCGAGGAGTTCAACTTCGGCCTCTACACGATCG includes:
- a CDS encoding arginase family protein, coding for MGHITVPYHLDELVDPYPVPVPDGLVVKGPRPQGSGWDAFTPLYTSVAQMVFGTENPVVWTSDCAVPLAVVAGLQRRGIDPAVVWIDAHGDFNTPTTTVSGYLGGMPLAMLTQRGEVDLAMHIGMRAIPDDRVILAGTRSVDPAEQELLDESRVSLVELGALSADLLPSGSVYLHVDLDILDPGELPGMRFATPDGASLAQLAAAIEAVTGSTRVVAVSFTFTLEPDTRDDTRTAAVATGLLEALRRGGFQP
- a CDS encoding GNAT family N-acetyltransferase; its protein translation is MRLATGADVATLAALRRAWTEEDGRGGGDPDFEERFSAWFATEQQRRRTWLAERDDVPVGMLNLVLFDRMPRPGQRATGWAYVSNVFVLASHRDVGIGRLLLDAAVSYAQERGLDRVVLHPSTRSVPFYRRAGFDVADSLMLRSFEPPDEDR